Sequence from the Sphingobium indicum B90A genome:
TGCAAATGGTCAACAAGCGTTAACCATGATTGTTCGATGCGCGCGATCAGCCGGGTATCGGCCAGATCGTCCGGCGCTATGGCTTCGGGCCAATAATTTCGGACGATGTCGGCAATGCCGTCCAGCTTCGCCTCGTCCACCAGGAAGCGCGGATCGATATGGGCAGGGTCGGCCACCACGCGCAGCCGCAGGCAGGCGGGACCGCCGCCATTGGCCATGGACTGGCGCACGTCGACGGGCACCAGCTTCCGGATCGGGCCGTTGCCCGCGACCATCTTTTCCAGCCAGGACCATATGCCGGGCATGTCCCGCGCCTCTGTCGGCAGGACCAGCGCCATAATGCCATCCGGCAAGGTCACGAGCTGGGCGTTGAAGATATAGCTGCGGATCGCGTCGGACAGGCTGATGGCGCTGGCGGGAACCTCGACGATCTCCACCGACGGCAGCCTGGTGCGCAGATCGGCGTAGAAGCGCTCCTTGTCGGCAAAGGCCTGTTCATGGGTGAAAAGCACGCGCTCATTGGCGACGGCGACCACGTCATTGTGGAAGGCGCCTGCTGCGATCGCTTCCTCCGACTGCATGACGAACAGCGTGCGATCCGGGTCAAGCCGGTGCAGTCGGGCGACGGCCTTGCTCGCCTCGACATGCTGGCGGGCGGGGAAGGGGCCGCCCGACTGGCCGTAGACGAACACCTCGACGCCCGCCTCGCCATGATGATCGCACAGGCGCATATGATTGGCCGCGCCCTCATCGCCAAAGGGGGCGGGAATGGGGCCATGCACGGCAAAGGCGGTGCGGTCGGAAAAGGCGAGGCGCAATTGGGCGAGCGTCTGCGGCCATTCATGGCTGCGATGCGCCATGGTGACGAGATTGGCGACGGTCAGATGCGTGCGCCTGTCCGCCGTGTCGGGCGCGGGCGAGACGGTCGCTGCATTGGCCGCCCACATGGAGGAGGCCGACATGGCCGCCGCGCGGATATGCGCCTCCGCATTGCCGACATCGGTGCCGAGCGCCGCCAGCCACGCTCCGTCGGGCCGCCATTGGGGCAGGAACAGCCCCTGCGCCAGTCCCAGGCGCAGGTTGGACCGCATCTTCTCGATCCCCTGCAACGCCGCCGCCCTGGGGTGGGATATGGCGCCCGCATTGCGCGCCGAGGCCAGATTGCCCAGGCTGAGGCCCGCATAATTGTGGCTGGGGCCGATCAGGCCGTCGAAATTGATCTCCCTCGCGGTCATGCCCGTTCCGCCATGGTGAATGTCTGTCCCGGCTCCAGCCCCAGCAATTGCGCCGAGGCCCGGTCGAGCGAGACGCCGCCATCCTCCCGCTCGATCGCAAAGGCATAGGTGCAGCGGAAATCGGCGAGCCGCCCGGTGGTCACCAGCATCTTGTCTCCGCCCTTCTCGTGCACGGCGCCCAGCACCGCGTCGGACGAATGGGCGATGGTGCGCAGCGCATCGATCTGCCCCACCATCGTCGGGCCGCCGTCGAATATGTCGACATAGCCGGGATTGGTGAAGCCCTCCGTCTCCAGCATGCGCATCGCGGCGCGGCCATTGGGATGGGGCATGCCGATGACGCTGCGGGCGCTGTCGGTCAGCATGGCGGTGTAGATCGGCGTCTTGGGCATCAGGTCGGCGATAAACTGATTGCCGTTCACCGCATTGAACTCGTCCGCTTCCTGAAAGCTCATGCCGAAGAAGCGTCCGGCAAGGCCGTCCCAGAAGGGGGAACCGCCCGCCTCGTCGATCACGCCGCGCAGTTCCGCGATAATCCGCTCCCCGAAGCGGGCGCGATGGTTGCGGATGTAGAGATAGCGGCTGCGCGCCAGCAGCAGGCCCAGCCCCTCCGCGCGTTCGCGGGGATGCAGGAACAGGCCGCCGACTTCCGTCGACCCCTCCAGATCGGTGACCAGAGAGAGCATCTCCGCCCGGAAGGTGCGCGAAAGCTCCCGGCTATGCTGGGTGAGAACGCCCAGCCGATAGGAATAGAAGGGCCAGTTTTGCCCGACCTTGCTGAAAATCTGGCAGGTGCCGCGAACCTGACCCGTCTGGGCGTTTTCCAGCACCATGACGATCAGTTCGTCCTCGACCCCTTCGCCTTGCCGGGCCAGCGCCTGCTCCGTCCGCTCCAGCTTGGCGGCCAGCGACTTCCGGTCCGGCGGCAGGTTGGTGAACCCGCCCCCGGTCAGCTTCGCCATTTCATAAAGGGTCTGCAAATCGCCGGCGCGCGCGGTGCGCATGAAGAAACTCACGCCTTCATCCCCTTCGTGAAACGCCCTTCGGCCATGCGGAGCAGCGCCAGGGCCGACAATTGCGCCCGTTCGGCCAGGCTGTCGACGACCAGATATTCCAGATCGCTGTGGATATTGCCGCCCCGCACGCCCATTGTGTCGACCACGGGCACGCCGCAGGCCGCGATGTTGTTGCCGTCGCACACCCCGCCGGTATCCCGCCAGGCGATGGAAAGGCCCAGATCCGCGCCGCATTGCCGCACGAACCCGAACAACGCTTCCGCCCGCGCATCCATCGGCTTGGGCGGGCGGCCGAAGCCGCCATGCCGGTGGAGCGTCACCTCATGCTCCTGCGCGACCCGCGCCATGGCGTCCTTCAGCAGCTCGTCCGCCGCCTGCTCGTCGGCGGGGGTCTTCGGCCGGAAATTGACGTGCAGGACGGCGTGATCCGGCACGACATTATTGGGGCCGCCGCCCTCGATCCGCGAAGGATTGCAGGAAAAGCCGCCGCCGCTCGCCGCCTTCAGCCGCAGCGCGAGGTCCGCCGCCGCCAGCAGCGCGTTGCGGCCGTCCTGCGGATTGCGCCCGGCATGCGCGCTCCGTCCGGTGACGATGACGGCGAAATTGCCGCTGCCGGCGCGGGCGCCCGCCAGCGTACCGTCGGGCAGCGCCGGTTCATAGGTGAAGGCCGCGATCTTGCCCATCGCGACTTGCCTGAACAGCGCCGCGGAGGAGGGGCTGCCGATCTCCTCATCGCTGTTGATGATGACGTCATAGCCCAGCCGCCTTGCGTTCGGTGCGGTTTCCAGGGCGCGCAGGGCCGCCAGCATGACGGCCAGCCCGCCCTTCATGTCCGCGACGCCCGGTCCGTTCAGCGTTGCCGGATCGATCCATCCCAGCGCCTGAAAGCCGTGGTCGGCCGGGAAGACCGTATCCATATGGCCGGTGAGCAGGATCTGCACCGGAGCCTCCGGCCTGACCGATAGGCGCAGGTGGCTGCCATGCGCGACCATTGCCAGATGCCCGTCCGGCCGGACCGTCTCGACCGGCGCGGGATCGACAAGGGACATCGCGCCCGGCAGGCCGGCAAAGGCGTCCGCAAGCATGGCGGCCATGGCGGCAAGACCGGGAAGATTGCGCGACCCGCTGTTAAGCGCCGCCCATTTTTCAGTCTGGGCGAGCATGGGCGCGTCTGCGGCGCTTTCCATGACGCTCCGTTCGAACGACGAAATGCCTCTCATCCTGGCGACCCTATCAGAGCGGAAGGCGCGCCTCCACCCCCGGCTCCTAAAGTCGCCATTTATGAGTTTACGGCCTAGAAATCATAGGTGAGGGTCAGGCGGCTCATCGTGTCGGAGTCGCGTGCCGACAGCAGCGTTTCCGATTCATACTGCACATTGTAGGAAAAGGCCGCCGACCAGCGCGTCCCCACCTTCGTCACCAGCGAGGTCAACGAATTCAGCGTATAGACGTCGCTTTCCGCATAGCCGGAGGCGGTTTGCCTGAAGGTCAGCGCGGGGGTCAGCCGCCAGGCAAGGTCCATGGACGCGCGGGCGCCCAATTTGGTCTCCTGCTCGCCGGTCACATATTCGGCATGGCGGATCGAAGGACCGGCATCCAGCGAGAGGTCGACCGGATCGCTGACGATCAGCTTGTAACCGATGCCGGCCGAGGCGGTGTAGCGCGCGTCATAGCCGATCGACGTATCCCGCTCGAACTGCGTCAGCCCATAGGCGAAGCCCCTGGGATCGAATTCGTAGCGCGGCTCATAGCTGGCGGTGTAGCGCTCGCGCGAGGTCACGCCGTTGGCGCGCCGGTAATCGACGCTGGCGGCCAGCTTGTGCGACCATTGGATGCCGCTGCGCTTGACCGCTGCGCTGGCGCTGATGCCGATTTCGCTGGTCGAGCCGGTGGAGCGGAACCCGCCGGCTTCGATCTTGCCGGTCCACAATTCCGTGAAGCGCGCTTCGCGGATCACGGTTTCCCGCGTGGTCCTGGTCCGTTCCTTCCAACTGTTGACCATGCGCTGGATCTCGTCGGCGGACCCGGGATTGGTCTGCTTGGCGATCTTGGCGACGGTCGCGATCTCGGTCTCATTGCCGTTGGCGATGGCCGCTTCCAGCATTTCGCGCACCGATGGCGGCAGGAGCACGGGATAATCGGCAAGCGCCGGGGTGGAGAGGAAGAAGGAAACAAGGGCCAGCCAGTAACGCATGCGCCTTCTCATACCGGCATGGCGGTCGATTTTAACCCTTGTTTTCAGATCAAATCCCTGAATTCCTGGAGAATATCCCGATACAGCTTGCGCTTGAACGGCACGATCAGGTCAGGCAGGCTCTCCGGATCGGTCCATTTCCATTCGCGGAATTCCGGGTGCGTGGTCTGGATGTCGATGTCCTCGTCCGCCCCCAGAAAGCGCGCGAGGAACCAATATTGCCGCTGGCCGCGATATTTGCCGCCCCACAGCTTGCCGATCAGTTCCGGCGGCAGGTCGTAGAAATGCTCTTCCCGCGCCTTGGCGATGATCTCCACATGCTCGCGAAGGATGCCGGTTTCCTCGTTCAGTTCGCGCAGGGCGGCGGCCTTCATGTCTTCGCCGTCGTCTATGCCCCCCTGCGGCATCTGCCAGGCCTCCACCGCATTGTCGATCCGCTGGCCGACGAAAACCTTGCCCTCCATGTTGACGAGCATGATGCCCACGCATGGCCGGTAGGCGAGTTCTGAATCATTCGGCATCGACGCCATCATAGTCCCTGGTCGTTAATCCCGACAAGCCGGCCGGAGGGTCCATCCGGCTCGTCGCTTTGTGCAGTGCAAG
This genomic interval carries:
- a CDS encoding hydrolase, whose amino-acid sequence is MRGISSFERSVMESAADAPMLAQTEKWAALNSGSRNLPGLAAMAAMLADAFAGLPGAMSLVDPAPVETVRPDGHLAMVAHGSHLRLSVRPEAPVQILLTGHMDTVFPADHGFQALGWIDPATLNGPGVADMKGGLAVMLAALRALETAPNARRLGYDVIINSDEEIGSPSSAALFRQVAMGKIAAFTYEPALPDGTLAGARAGSGNFAVIVTGRSAHAGRNPQDGRNALLAAADLALRLKAASGGGFSCNPSRIEGGGPNNVVPDHAVLHVNFRPKTPADEQAADELLKDAMARVAQEHEVTLHRHGGFGRPPKPMDARAEALFGFVRQCGADLGLSIAWRDTGGVCDGNNIAACGVPVVDTMGVRGGNIHSDLEYLVVDSLAERAQLSALALLRMAEGRFTKGMKA
- a CDS encoding arginine N-succinyltransferase produces the protein MSFFMRTARAGDLQTLYEMAKLTGGGFTNLPPDRKSLAAKLERTEQALARQGEGVEDELIVMVLENAQTGQVRGTCQIFSKVGQNWPFYSYRLGVLTQHSRELSRTFRAEMLSLVTDLEGSTEVGGLFLHPRERAEGLGLLLARSRYLYIRNHRARFGERIIAELRGVIDEAGGSPFWDGLAGRFFGMSFQEADEFNAVNGNQFIADLMPKTPIYTAMLTDSARSVIGMPHPNGRAAMRMLETEGFTNPGYVDIFDGGPTMVGQIDALRTIAHSSDAVLGAVHEKGGDKMLVTTGRLADFRCTYAFAIEREDGGVSLDRASAQLLGLEPGQTFTMAERA
- a CDS encoding RNA pyrophosphohydrolase, whose translation is MASMPNDSELAYRPCVGIMLVNMEGKVFVGQRIDNAVEAWQMPQGGIDDGEDMKAAALRELNEETGILREHVEIIAKAREEHFYDLPPELIGKLWGGKYRGQRQYWFLARFLGADEDIDIQTTHPEFREWKWTDPESLPDLIVPFKRKLYRDILQEFRDLI
- a CDS encoding N-succinylarginine dihydrolase, with product MTAREINFDGLIGPSHNYAGLSLGNLASARNAGAISHPRAAALQGIEKMRSNLRLGLAQGLFLPQWRPDGAWLAALGTDVGNAEAHIRAAAMSASSMWAANAATVSPAPDTADRRTHLTVANLVTMAHRSHEWPQTLAQLRLAFSDRTAFAVHGPIPAPFGDEGAANHMRLCDHHGEAGVEVFVYGQSGGPFPARQHVEASKAVARLHRLDPDRTLFVMQSEEAIAAGAFHNDVVAVANERVLFTHEQAFADKERFYADLRTRLPSVEIVEVPASAISLSDAIRSYIFNAQLVTLPDGIMALVLPTEARDMPGIWSWLEKMVAGNGPIRKLVPVDVRQSMANGGGPACLRLRVVADPAHIDPRFLVDEAKLDGIADIVRNYWPEAIAPDDLADTRLIARIEQSWLTLVDHLQLSGDLIP
- a CDS encoding DUF481 domain-containing protein — encoded protein: MRYWLALVSFFLSTPALADYPVLLPPSVREMLEAAIANGNETEIATVAKIAKQTNPGSADEIQRMVNSWKERTRTTRETVIREARFTELWTGKIEAGGFRSTGSTSEIGISASAAVKRSGIQWSHKLAASVDYRRANGVTSRERYTASYEPRYEFDPRGFAYGLTQFERDTSIGYDARYTASAGIGYKLIVSDPVDLSLDAGPSIRHAEYVTGEQETKLGARASMDLAWRLTPALTFRQTASGYAESDVYTLNSLTSLVTKVGTRWSAAFSYNVQYESETLLSARDSDTMSRLTLTYDF